One window from the genome of Blastocatellia bacterium encodes:
- a CDS encoding CHAT domain-containing protein — protein sequence MTEPSSPATWSEEELAQTLIGLSDGDQVSQVLGDPLRPIPTSVIRRLKDHVSQLVCADIPRAIKLAEITQAAAAACHEPVGAALAHHAHAQALHCAGRYTEARRAYEQAEMIYAQSGQVVEAARVTRAKLDVLMYLGEYDAALTSAEQARAVFQAFDQPILLAQLETNVGNIYHRLDRYHEALTFYDRARALFAAHQDRKGEAINNFNAANQYSALNEFDRACALYEEARRGFEQLSMPVGVNNVEYSLAWLYFQRGKFQESLKLFDRARARGRQLGDVVMEALCTLDVAEVYLQLNQYQEAHQSAQTAVEQFTRLGMAYETAKARMYLGLCDMHLKDLAGAEQQLQQAREGFIAEKNQVLAALTALYLGGVCAARGQQERAIELCLEARELFIEQHLPVKAAAAELQLARLKLSQNETQTADAWCRSALHRIGETEAPWLQFQCLHLLGNLMEQTGQTQQASQYYVKAIEYLEAMRSSICVDEFKSTFLRDKLRVYEDLIQLCLRAGTPEKIDEAFAYAQAAKSRSLVELLSGERNIASKTHEPSTEQLYQEWNRLREELDYYYSRVNQFDNRTRERPSWLGAQLQNEVHQREQQLARLARQLSLADAEYASLHAAPRINIDQIQRDLADDEVFVEYLVINDHVQAFVVSPASACVFHDLATASGTASVVQWLRFNWDQFRLSEQCPQAYPPSLHALSNQYLQSLYRSLVQPLESALDGKRLIIAPHGLLHYVPFHALHDGAQYLVDRYEMSYVPSASVYKLCVEKAGRLRGGREWDVGVSREGMREGRWQHGDGDDGGWLVGDGLLIIGVADEAAPMIAEEVARLKQLWPEAMVVMGEEATLSRVRQQGERARWIHLATHGVFRRDNPMFSALKLSDTWLNLYDIFNLDVRAELVTLSACETGMNEVFPGDELFGLMRGFLYAGAPSLVVSLWMVHDGSTARLM from the coding sequence ATGACGGAACCGAGTTCACCAGCAACATGGAGTGAGGAAGAACTCGCCCAAACGTTGATTGGACTTTCCGATGGCGATCAAGTCAGTCAGGTCCTTGGCGATCCGCTGAGGCCAATCCCGACCTCTGTCATTCGACGGCTCAAAGATCACGTCTCTCAGCTCGTCTGCGCCGATATTCCCCGTGCCATCAAGCTCGCTGAAATTACTCAAGCTGCCGCCGCCGCTTGCCACGAACCGGTAGGCGCTGCCTTGGCGCATCACGCTCATGCGCAGGCATTGCATTGCGCCGGACGTTACACAGAAGCCCGACGGGCTTACGAGCAAGCGGAGATGATTTACGCCCAATCGGGTCAGGTTGTCGAAGCCGCACGCGTGACGCGAGCAAAACTCGATGTGTTGATGTACCTGGGCGAGTATGACGCTGCGTTGACGTCAGCCGAACAAGCGCGAGCCGTTTTTCAAGCGTTCGACCAACCGATCCTGTTAGCCCAATTAGAAACGAACGTCGGTAATATCTACCATCGCTTGGATCGTTACCACGAGGCGTTGACGTTCTACGATCGCGCCCGCGCTCTCTTCGCAGCTCATCAGGACCGGAAGGGAGAGGCGATCAACAATTTTAATGCCGCCAATCAGTACAGCGCCTTGAATGAGTTTGACCGGGCTTGCGCTCTGTATGAGGAAGCTCGGCGCGGCTTTGAGCAATTGAGCATGCCCGTCGGGGTCAATAACGTCGAGTACAGCTTGGCATGGCTCTATTTCCAGCGCGGCAAATTTCAGGAGAGCCTCAAACTGTTTGACCGAGCTCGCGCGCGTGGACGCCAGTTGGGTGACGTGGTGATGGAGGCCCTCTGCACGCTGGATGTGGCCGAAGTCTACTTGCAGCTCAACCAATACCAGGAAGCCCATCAATCGGCGCAAACGGCCGTGGAGCAATTCACTCGCCTGGGCATGGCGTATGAGACAGCGAAGGCGAGAATGTACCTGGGACTGTGCGACATGCACCTGAAGGATTTGGCCGGCGCTGAGCAACAGTTGCAGCAGGCGCGCGAGGGTTTTATCGCCGAAAAGAACCAGGTATTGGCAGCGCTCACCGCTCTTTACCTGGGTGGCGTTTGCGCGGCGCGAGGCCAACAGGAGCGCGCTATAGAACTTTGCTTGGAGGCTCGAGAGCTTTTCATTGAACAACATCTGCCGGTCAAAGCGGCTGCCGCTGAACTGCAATTGGCCCGACTGAAGCTATCGCAGAACGAGACGCAAACGGCTGATGCATGGTGCCGCTCGGCGTTGCACCGAATCGGTGAAACAGAAGCCCCGTGGCTCCAATTTCAGTGCTTGCACCTGCTGGGCAATCTGATGGAGCAAACCGGGCAAACGCAACAGGCGTCGCAGTATTACGTCAAGGCCATTGAGTATCTGGAAGCTATGCGCAGTAGCATCTGCGTGGATGAGTTCAAGTCCACCTTCCTCAGAGATAAGCTGCGTGTATACGAAGACCTCATTCAGTTGTGCTTGAGGGCAGGGACGCCGGAAAAAATTGATGAAGCGTTTGCCTATGCGCAGGCCGCCAAATCGCGCTCGCTGGTCGAGCTGCTGAGCGGTGAGCGAAACATTGCCAGCAAAACCCATGAGCCTTCGACCGAGCAGCTCTATCAGGAATGGAATCGGCTGCGTGAGGAACTCGACTACTACTATAGCCGCGTCAATCAGTTTGACAACCGGACGCGTGAACGTCCCAGTTGGCTAGGAGCGCAGTTGCAGAACGAAGTGCATCAACGCGAGCAGCAATTGGCTCGGCTGGCGCGGCAATTGAGCCTCGCCGATGCTGAGTATGCCTCATTGCACGCTGCTCCCCGAATCAACATAGATCAGATACAACGCGACCTCGCCGATGATGAAGTGTTCGTCGAGTATTTGGTAATCAATGATCATGTGCAGGCGTTCGTCGTCAGCCCGGCGTCGGCCTGCGTGTTTCACGATCTGGCGACAGCGTCGGGCACAGCGTCTGTGGTTCAATGGTTGAGGTTTAACTGGGACCAGTTTCGCTTGAGTGAACAATGTCCTCAGGCTTATCCGCCCAGTTTGCATGCGCTTTCTAACCAGTATTTGCAGAGCCTCTATCGCTCGTTGGTTCAGCCGCTCGAATCGGCGCTGGATGGCAAAAGGTTGATCATCGCGCCGCATGGGTTATTGCATTACGTGCCGTTTCATGCGTTGCATGATGGGGCGCAGTATCTGGTGGATCGGTATGAAATGTCCTATGTGCCCAGCGCCAGCGTCTACAAGTTGTGTGTGGAGAAGGCGGGGCGATTGCGGGGCGGGCGTGAGTGGGATGTGGGGGTGAGCCGTGAAGGGATGAGGGAGGGAAGATGGCAACATGGTGATGGGGATGATGGGGGTTGGTTGGTGGGGGATGGGCTGTTGATCATCGGGGTTGCGGATGAAGCGGCGCCGATGATTGCCGAGGAAGTGGCGAGGCTGAAGCAGTTGTGGCCGGAGGCGATGGTGGTGATGGGGGAAGAGGCGACGTTGTCGCGTGTGCGGCAGCAGGGTGAGCGGGCGCGGTGGATCCACCTGGCCACGCACGGTGTGT
- a CDS encoding pilus assembly protein, with product MLQHIPQQNSAMIDVISCRRRCARGQGIVEMSLLAPALVLILIGMIDFARILMVQHAITHAAREGALYASWSDASESEVHLRVRSYLETAGLRASQARVTVSGARARTSEPAVVTIQYSVDSFTLKMMGGERPIRLNSTSSMLRE from the coding sequence ATGTTACAGCATATCCCTCAGCAGAACTCAGCGATGATTGACGTCATCTCATGCAGGCGACGCTGCGCGCGCGGGCAGGGCATAGTTGAAATGAGCTTGCTGGCGCCGGCGCTCGTCTTGATCCTGATCGGGATGATTGATTTCGCACGGATTTTAATGGTGCAACATGCGATCACTCATGCAGCGCGTGAAGGCGCGCTCTATGCCAGTTGGAGTGACGCCAGCGAATCGGAGGTTCATCTGCGCGTCCGGTCTTATTTGGAGACGGCAGGCCTGCGCGCGTCGCAGGCTCGCGTGACTGTGTCTGGCGCGCGAGCCAGAACATCTGAGCCAGCGGTCGTGACGATTCAGTATTCGGTGGATTCATTTACGTTGAAGATGATGGGCGGCGAACGCCCCATTCGTTTGAATTCAACCAGCAGCATGCTGCGTGAGTAA
- a CDS encoding pilus assembly protein TadG-related protein — protein sequence MMITKQTQRRRDRGSAVTLVAVALVPLLAAAALAIDAGYIFVVRNQLQNAADAAALAGGQGAMDQPGNYTADGQAKQRAMQYAAMNKVNGKAATIAANEIRFPNPNVVLVDLTRPVPTFFARMFGIESVNVRVRSASIVAPVTECVGEWRPYATLDQFVHGDVCVYPTRDNESHGPFNPNVHTWTVNGRKVTGRDYYLSPYDPSFRGQDISNQTACGPGAITGFMAPRDVNGVEVRLENWVGLGIPGTMYQINLGGDYRSNIVNGWRGRLGVGYTMQTMPDQRSLANTSKAAINELIAKDPNARLIRDANGRWVVWSDRYPINKSPRIIPMAFINPTLPPPGNNQSLTISNIGAFFVTRPTGSGHGIWGYFIHKRMYECVMDDAPTNPAPNSSGAAGRLLGSVRLADPLRYE from the coding sequence ATGATGATAACAAAGCAAACCCAACGTAGACGAGATCGTGGATCAGCAGTTACCTTGGTGGCTGTGGCGCTCGTGCCGTTGCTGGCTGCGGCGGCGTTGGCCATTGACGCCGGTTATATTTTTGTCGTTCGCAACCAATTACAAAATGCTGCCGATGCCGCTGCACTGGCCGGGGGACAAGGCGCAATGGATCAACCCGGCAATTATACGGCCGATGGCCAAGCCAAGCAGCGTGCCATGCAGTATGCCGCGATGAATAAAGTGAATGGAAAAGCGGCGACAATCGCTGCCAATGAAATCCGTTTCCCCAATCCCAATGTTGTGCTCGTGGACCTGACGCGGCCGGTGCCGACCTTTTTCGCGCGGATGTTCGGCATTGAGAGCGTCAATGTGCGCGTCCGGTCAGCCAGTATTGTGGCGCCAGTTACAGAATGCGTCGGTGAATGGCGACCGTATGCCACGCTCGATCAGTTTGTGCATGGAGACGTCTGCGTTTATCCAACGCGTGACAACGAATCGCACGGGCCCTTCAATCCGAATGTGCACACCTGGACTGTCAATGGCCGGAAAGTGACGGGCCGCGATTACTACCTGTCGCCGTATGATCCGAGCTTCAGAGGACAAGATATCAGCAATCAAACAGCTTGTGGTCCCGGCGCCATCACCGGTTTTATGGCGCCGCGCGATGTCAACGGTGTGGAGGTTCGGTTGGAGAATTGGGTCGGGCTTGGCATCCCTGGGACCATGTATCAGATCAACCTCGGCGGTGATTACCGCAGCAATATCGTCAATGGGTGGAGAGGCCGGCTGGGCGTCGGCTATACGATGCAGACGATGCCCGATCAACGTTCATTGGCCAACACGAGTAAGGCGGCGATTAACGAGTTGATCGCTAAAGACCCCAATGCGCGGCTCATTCGCGATGCCAACGGCAGATGGGTCGTCTGGAGCGACCGCTATCCAATCAATAAGAGTCCTCGGATCATTCCCATGGCGTTCATCAATCCGACGTTGCCGCCGCCAGGCAACAATCAATCGTTGACCATCAGTAATATCGGCGCCTTTTTCGTGACTCGTCCGACCGGCAGCGGGCACGGCATCTGGGGCTACTTCATTCACAAGCGCATGTACGAATGCGTCATGGACGACGCGCCGACGAATCCCGCGCCAAACTCCAGCGGCGCCGCCGGACGATTGCTGGGATCGGTTCGCTTGGCGGACCCACTGCGATACGAGTGA
- a CDS encoding pilus assembly protein: MNQKIHQRRRERGQGLLEFALVTPLLILVLSGVTHIGLMMHTQQIITNASRVGARRASQPNGTSGTVQAVVTNYCRQAGLDGPVNVQLSLDQKAGKATVTVLYRFHSPVQQVFQLLVGQGVVPNELQATTIMSL, translated from the coding sequence ATGAATCAAAAGATACACCAACGAAGACGTGAACGAGGTCAAGGCTTGTTGGAATTTGCGCTCGTGACGCCGTTGTTGATTCTGGTGTTGTCGGGAGTAACACACATCGGTTTGATGATGCACACGCAACAGATCATCACCAATGCGTCACGGGTGGGCGCGCGGCGCGCGTCGCAGCCCAATGGAACTTCCGGCACGGTCCAGGCGGTTGTGACCAATTACTGCCGGCAGGCCGGCTTGGATGGTCCTGTCAACGTTCAGCTCAGTTTGGATCAGAAGGCCGGCAAGGCGACAGTGACCGTTCTCTATCGGTTTCATTCACCCGTGCAACAAGTGTTTCAGTTGCTGGTCGGTCAAGGGGTCGTGCCAAATGAATTGCAGGCCACCACGATCATGAGCTTATGA
- a CDS encoding sigma-70 family RNA polymerase sigma factor, producing MSTLTHDAVGPVPISVSLDSRLHYKLPDAELIELCLNKDEEAWRVLLERHGGLIYSIAWAEAPPEDVPDIFQSVCLALVQGLQRLHDPSKLVAWIATTTRRHCQRLRQRRRRYWSAPDEAEQRANDPVDTAALPDEKLQQLQQAHLVHQAVTMLDEPCRGLLTRLFYEDEPPSYEAIAGALNWPVSSVGPKRGRCLQRLRRTLEQIGFSPS from the coding sequence ATGTCAACGCTGACTCACGATGCTGTCGGTCCCGTGCCGATTTCCGTTTCGCTCGATTCACGTCTCCACTACAAGCTACCGGATGCGGAATTGATCGAGTTATGTTTGAACAAAGATGAAGAGGCTTGGCGCGTGTTGCTGGAGCGACACGGCGGATTGATCTATTCGATTGCCTGGGCAGAAGCGCCGCCCGAGGACGTGCCGGACATCTTTCAATCGGTTTGCCTGGCGCTGGTGCAGGGCTTGCAACGGCTGCATGATCCATCCAAGCTCGTCGCGTGGATCGCAACGACCACGCGACGCCATTGCCAACGGCTGCGGCAGCGTCGCCGGCGTTATTGGTCGGCGCCCGACGAAGCGGAGCAACGCGCCAACGATCCGGTGGATACGGCCGCTCTGCCCGATGAGAAGCTCCAGCAGTTGCAGCAGGCCCATCTGGTGCATCAGGCTGTGACGATGCTGGACGAGCCGTGTCGTGGTTTGTTGACCCGGCTGTTTTACGAAGATGAGCCGCCGTCGTATGAGGCAATTGCCGGGGCATTGAACTGGCCCGTCTCCTCTGTTGGCCCAAAGCGCGGCCGATGCCTGCAACGATTGCGGCGTACCCTAGAACAGATCGGTTTTTCACCAAGCTGA
- a CDS encoding oligosaccharide flippase family protein, which produces MIDQIRLLGRGLFIPQPDNRGQERLRRAGLTGITAMLSHGLVIATGLISVPLTINYLGQERYGVWLTINSLLNWLAVANLGFSGNALINSLAEANGKDDRELERELVATAFWSLIGLAVLLSVVFAVIFPMISWPAVFNVTSSVSLGELHWAVILSLAGFVLMFPLNITGTIYQGYQAGYIGNVWSMAGSILSLMALVGVTRFQGGLIHLVLAMFGVRILVLLVNLGYLFCWQYPWLRPLPSAATRRSFRRLLSLGSKYLVAQVAGIGMFHSQPMIIAQVLGPVQVGIFNVAQRLLTLPLLMIQLFAFPLLSAYGEAHARQDWSWIRRTFWRSLIISTLVGVVLAVGLAAFVVPIIRVWAGPAMVPEPGLITWLTVYVLVAVVATPASVMLYGLERVGGQAVAALINALGTILLGIWFTRAWGLSGTAAAMALSLAAVNLTVQFIMVRSALRAMASQQPSERTVQQYGFNFDVETRLH; this is translated from the coding sequence ATGATTGATCAAATCAGACTGCTTGGTCGTGGGCTTTTCATCCCGCAGCCAGACAATCGCGGTCAGGAGCGGCTCCGGCGCGCTGGCTTGACGGGGATCACGGCGATGCTCTCTCATGGCTTGGTGATCGCCACAGGACTCATCTCAGTGCCTTTGACGATCAATTATCTTGGCCAGGAACGCTACGGTGTTTGGTTAACCATCAACAGTCTTCTGAATTGGCTTGCCGTCGCCAACTTGGGGTTTAGCGGCAATGCATTGATCAACAGTTTAGCTGAAGCCAATGGCAAAGATGATCGTGAATTGGAACGAGAATTGGTGGCAACGGCTTTCTGGAGCCTGATCGGCCTGGCAGTGTTGCTGAGCGTGGTCTTTGCGGTGATATTCCCAATGATTTCGTGGCCGGCTGTGTTCAATGTCACATCGTCGGTGTCGTTAGGTGAGTTACACTGGGCTGTGATTCTGTCGCTAGCTGGCTTCGTGTTGATGTTTCCTCTGAACATCACCGGTACGATTTACCAGGGCTATCAAGCTGGCTACATCGGCAATGTATGGTCAATGGCCGGCAGCATTCTCTCGTTGATGGCGTTGGTTGGCGTCACGCGTTTTCAGGGTGGTCTTATCCATCTAGTTCTTGCAATGTTTGGTGTACGGATTCTGGTTCTGCTGGTCAATCTGGGCTACCTGTTTTGTTGGCAATATCCTTGGTTGCGTCCGCTGCCGAGCGCGGCGACCCGCCGTTCGTTTCGTCGGCTGTTGTCGTTGGGGAGTAAGTATCTAGTCGCGCAGGTGGCCGGGATTGGGATGTTCCATAGCCAGCCGATGATCATTGCGCAGGTATTAGGGCCGGTGCAGGTGGGTATTTTTAATGTTGCTCAGCGGTTGCTAACGTTGCCGTTGTTGATGATTCAACTCTTCGCGTTTCCACTGCTGTCGGCCTACGGCGAAGCGCACGCGCGGCAGGATTGGTCTTGGATTCGTCGCACGTTTTGGCGTTCGCTGATCATTTCGACACTGGTGGGAGTAGTCCTTGCTGTTGGTCTGGCTGCGTTCGTCGTGCCGATCATTCGGGTGTGGGCTGGTCCCGCGATGGTGCCCGAGCCGGGGCTGATCACGTGGTTGACTGTCTATGTGCTGGTCGCGGTGGTAGCGACGCCGGCTTCGGTGATGTTATATGGGCTGGAACGGGTCGGTGGTCAGGCGGTAGCAGCTTTGATCAACGCGCTGGGCACAATTCTGCTAGGAATTTGGTTCACGCGGGCGTGGGGATTATCCGGCACAGCGGCTGCGATGGCGCTCTCCTTAGCTGCGGTAAATCTCACTGTACAGTTCATCATGGTTAGATC